In Salvia miltiorrhiza cultivar Shanhuang (shh) chromosome 4, IMPLAD_Smil_shh, whole genome shotgun sequence, the DNA window cccccttttcctcacactattcatcatccccaacctcatactcacccattttccatcttccccaattcattcacaccaaaccctagcctccattaccacatctttttaccaagattgaaggcattgaagaggagagaagattgaagaaagctcattaataggatttgtcacttcttactctctctttcatttatgtatttctttgattttggtttgttgtttgtgaacatgtttggataaaatcccccattagtttggggattaggctcatggatgatgtaatagattgattattatgcttaatatatgtcttgattacttccttgtcattatctttgCAAGCCCTAGTAttctttcttgtatggattgttggccactttctatgcatttctcatttgtgatttgaatcgggagaggataatcataatagattaggagcttgaaacatattgactcaataaaccgggaggttgagagttgggtgagagtttatcgatcttattgtgcttttgggagttataggttagaagttgatcGGGGACGGCagctatgacccgtaatctaccgttttagtcgtccgggagtgggctagaactagttgggagatcattctagataaataggagtatcaagactaatattgagctaaattgaagtccattgttaatccatcgttgcctaatccctaaaccaccttcatcacttaattaatccactttatttgattgttcttattttgtctttgaatttgttagttaatcaaaccactcacctccttgtttagtctaaatagctctagcataatgacttaggataatcactagattgaactactaatccttgtgggatacgaccttgcttccatatattacaactacccgtatacttgcggcgtggtgaaaatattagcgaacattATCACTTTAAAATTGGATAAATTATGTAATCATCATCTAATTCTcttaattttatcaattttatctcTCAAATTCATCAAACAAATGTTTCCAAAGAGTGGGTCATTATAAAGCCAAATCAGATTTCATtgtgtttctttttttaaaaaaagaaggtAACTAAAGACAGGCATCGAGACTATTGTCATGTTGACTTTTTGAGGAATGAAACTATTTTGTGTAAGATTTTTAAATGTAAGGATTAAAACATACATAATGATTTTTGTTTTGAAATGATTTGTAAGCGCAAAGAGTGTCCAATTCGAAAATGCAGTAACAAACAAATTTATAGGCCAGGTTTGTGAGTGGATCCAACATGAGAATTTATTAGAAAAACTGTTTTTATATGTACAACTATGCAAGGGGTTCCACTTCCACCAGTAATTCCATGTAATGTGAATATTACTTATTTACGTTTCAAGACGTAAAACAGTTGAGATGAGTCGCGGAGGGACGCCTCCACCTCCTCCGAAGCTTCATCGGCTTTTGCTAAAGCCTTTGCGAACACTTTCTCCATCACAGATTCACCAAAGTGTTGCGTAAACATTCCTTCCAGACCAGCTCTCACGTGATTTATCATGGCACGTGCACTAACATTCGACCTCGAATTCGTCAACTCACCTCTCTCCATGCTGAAACTCCCATTCTCCATTATCACCTCCCTCACCTCCCCCACACGTGGGAAATAAAAGGGCAAGTTGAACCCGTCGATTTCATCTTTACCCACAACTCCctgcaattaaattaaataataatctcataattaattaaacacatatatatatatgcaaattAATTTCGGTCATCACCTCATTAGCTAGATCTAATACGCTGGATTCAATAAGATTAAACAGTGTAGCGTAACAACTGTGTGAGTGTGCGAGGCCGTCGCCAATTCCAGGTATGATGAGAAACATTAGCCCTCCTTTCACaatctcctctgctctggcgctcaGAAAGGCTCTCATATCCCTCTCGAACTGATCCAAATACCCCTTCACCACGTGCGGGGACGCGCCGGCGCCCGTGTAGTGGATTCGGCCCTCGTTGCTGTGGGTGACCTCCTCCGGCACCTTGGAAAGATAATGCAAGGCAAAACAAGAATGCGCCAAAGTGATGCGCGCGCGGGAGAAAAGGCGGCCGTGGAACGATCCTGGCACTGCGGCGGCGTGGTATCGGCGGAGCGGTGGCGGTGGGAGGGAGGCCAACAGCTTGTTGAAGTCATTGGAGGCATGATCGTTGAAGAAAACCTCGAATTCGAGGCcacttgtttttttttctagtgCCTCTATCATGTGCTGCGCCGTGAGGAATGTGTTCGGCCCCACGGCACACCCCAAATCTACGAGGCTAACTGCGCTCGACATATCTGCCTCCAGTTTTTCAATGATTGCCTCCTCGATCATCGCCTTCACGGAACTCATACTTTCTAACTGCATAGTCATCATCATAATTATACTTTTTTCAATCTATCTCGATTTCTAGAAGTTTTCAAAAATACATAGTTAAAGCTTGATATCAAGTTCGGAGCCATCAGAAACGTGACATGATCGCATGCCAGATTCCGGTTAAAATAGCTACAAGAGCTTCAAATCCAGCCGCCAAACGCATGCGTTTCCGACACCAGAACCTTAATTGCTCCGATGATAGAATTGGAAGGAAAAAAAAGGTGATGCTACTTTTATAACTTTCAAAGGCCGTGATAGAAAAATAAGCGAAAAGTACACTACATTTAATCTGTGGTAGCTGTGTTTCATTTGTAAGAATCTGACTGATTATAAGCGAAAAAAAGTGAGGGCAAACTGTTAAATAAATGAAGAATAATGATTACTATTTAAAAAGAAATGTGACCTGAAACTGGGAGTTTTGGGCGTAATTGAAAGCTCCGTCGCCACCGTTCACGGTCGGAAAAGACTTGGCCATCCCCTGTCTCCGGTTGAGGTATATATTCTTCACctgtaaaataattaatagcTATCACAAACCTGCAGTCTACATACTCTAGCTAGGAACGAAGGTTATTTAAAGACACTAGGTTCAATTTGCTATTTAATTACGAGTTAATACATTACAATTCAAAGATTGAGAGCTAAAGAATTATGACAAAAGATTCTCCAAACCACAGTTAATTAGTTTAgttaacttttttttcttttttttgagaacCAATTAGATTAGTTAACTTACTACGGGGTTTTACATTCTATGATTAATGGTTatatatgatttatatatatagggttaggttgaATGGAGAgaacactaaatattcaaagaacaaagaatattgaacatgtcagtaattcCCCTTGAACGTTAAACGTTCGTAATAGTCatttcgttgaacatggcgttgAACGTATAGGGGTCGAATCCCATAACCCCAAAAATTCAATGTTTATTCACGTCCATGTTCAACGAAATAACTCTTACGAACGTTTAACGTTCAAAGGAAATTACTTATATGTTTAATGTTCtttgttctttgaatatttagtgttcTCTATTGAACTCTtccttatatatgtatatatggtgTATTGATCGAGACATGAATCCTTATGTTCAAACATTAGCTGCATTAATTTAGCTCGCTGTGATTATAGTAACCATGCATGAGTTATTTTAAATTGGTGGTCTTTGGCAGCCATATATTTTCGTTCACCTAATCAGAAAATGAAAGGCCAAAGGACGATAGCAAAAGCCAAAAGATACTCTAATCGTAGTTACTAGTTCAGCAAATTTCCTGTTCAATATTGATGAATGATGACAGATATACCTGGTGTAATGGGGTTTTCAatgacatttatttattttgagttgttaGGTTGGTTGAAataagataatttaaaaaatcagtACCCTGCTAGCACAAAAGTAATTAAGTAATTCCTAATGGTGGCTCCATAGTCTCAAGTTGGATGGTTTAAATAGGCCAAAGCATACCTCTTCCCTCCCTTTCCTAACAATGAAATTAAACAGACTTGCTTCGATTACTTGCAAGTCTACTTGAAAGACAAAACAAGAAAGTGAAGCGTGACTAAGTTATAATCGCAAATAATATAGAAATTGTTTGAAGATAATTCATGATAAGTTAACGTAGAAATTGGGGTGATAATTTCCAACATAGGACCAAGTCATAATCGCAAACAATATAGTATATAGAAACTGTTTGAAGATAATTCAATTTGCCGTAAACATTGCGTCAAAAATCAAGGGTTGATAgtattttatgtcccgaacttttagcattttctataaaatatcccgaactttcattttctcctaaaaagtcccgaactttcaactttttccataaaatgtcccgctatacaaaattcgataaTGGAAATATGATAAAATCCCGAACTTCCAACATTTTTCACCAATGGTGGTTCCtaatatgatttaaaaaatCAGTACCCTGCTCCCTTCATCCTATTGATAATGATTTATTACTGTTTGACATGATTATTTAAGAAGAAGAGTGGTTAAATAGAAGTAAATCAAGTGATAGAAAGTGGTAGAGCCACAACTTTTTTGTGAGAAAATGTGGTTTCATTTTCTGAAAGAGGCCATTATCAATGAAATAGACGAAAAAGAAAAGTACACGGATGAGTAATAAATAttatgtttatatattttttttttacttttatatatcaaataaaataacattggTTATGCGTACAATGTATATTGTACGCTCTTTATGCTAGTCATCCATAATTAGTGGACCAACACAGAAAATTGATTACTCATTTTGATGATAACACAACTATATATGTTTGAGGGTACCCGAAATTAAGTTATAGAGGACGCACATTAAATTCTGAGTCAAAAACCCTAAGTAATTTTCTAAAACTCCACCGACGATGAAAGCTAGCAACATATGCATCACTCAACTCCAACAAAGAAACATATACTATAACTTTATAAACTAATAATAATTAACTAATGATTACAACTTAATTATTGGACAACATAGGAGATGACCTAGCTATCTTTCACAAAGACACAAGAGTGCTTATGAGAACACTAAGTAAACAAGACTCAAAACCGTAAACCTCCACTTGAGTCTTGATTCACCGGAGAGATTTAAAATACTATATTACCATGCAGTTGACAAggaatattaatttatatgaacAGGTATTAAAGGAAGGAAAGATAATCTGCCTAAACTAATCCACACATTAGAGAATGCTCAAGGATCTTGAGGAAATATCTTATAAAACGAACATTGGCTTTAATTTGCAAAAAGAAAGTTTCCAAACGCTATAATATGTCAACGCACGCCAAAAAAAATGTTCGAACATTATAACTTGAGTTAGTAATTAAACTTTTTCGCAGTTGTACTATAGCGAGTCGTAGTCAGAAATTGAAGCTACAATATAACATTAAAAGATGGGCTTTCACCAAGTGAGATGTAACTTTTGTTTGATGGGCAGGGCAGGATCTGAGAAATGAACAACAGCTGAATCGATCCCCTTATTGATAGTGCAAGAAATTACCCTATTTACGCTTGAGCACAAGGAACAGTTGAGTAGCACTACTTTGATGATAGGTAGACTCCAATAAGTGCGACATTTCTTGAGCTTTTGCGGAAGCCTTGGCGAACATTCTGTCAACCACAGAATCTCCAAAGTGAGTGGTGAAGATCCCCTCCATTCCAGCTCTCATGTGCATTATCAGACTACCTATATCAATAGCTCCATCAATCTTTGACCTCGGATCTGTAAGCTCCATTCTCTCAATCATAAAACATCCATTCTTCTCTATCACTCTCCTCATCTCCCCTACTGTCGGAGCATAGATGGGCAAGTTGAAGCCGTCTATTTTAGCTTTATCAACAACTCCCTGTCACCATTACAACATAACCATCAATTTTAATCATTCACCAAATAAAGCAATTCTATATTAGTTTGTCATCACCTCATTAGCTAAGTCCATTAGGCTATGTCCAAGATAACTGAAGAGAACACCTGCAGGCTGGTCTGAGTGGGAGACTCCATCAGGAGTTGCAGGCACCACCAAAATGAGAAGACCTCCTCTCACAATCTCCTCTGCTCTCGCACTCATAAAAACTCCCAAATCCTTCTCATACTGATCCAAGTAGGCCCTCACCACGTCCTCGGATGCGCCTGTGTAGTGAATTCTGCCCTCGTTCGGCACCCCTTGAGGCTGCTTGGAAAGCCACTGGAGAGCGTAGGAGGAGTGCGCCAGGGTGATGGAGTTGCGTGGGAAAAGGCGGCCGTGGAACGAGCCGGGCACCCCGGCTGCGTGGTACTGCCTGTCCGCTGGGAGGGAGGCGAAGAGCGTGTTGAAATCATTGGCCGAGTGGTCGTTGAAGAATACTTGGAATTCCAGCTTGTTTTTGGAACCCCACTTGGCTTCAACTGCTTCCATCAGATTTTGAACGGTGAAGAAAGTGTTTGGGCCAACCGAACACCCCAAATCTGCTATCGCCACTGTGCTCGACATTGATTCCGTGTCTAGTTTCTCAATCACTGCTTCTTGGATCATTTCCTTCACTGCATCGGACGCTAGTTTCTGCGGATTATGAGGAATCCTTAATTCATGCTACTCTACAGTTTTATTGTACGAGTGGAAATGAATGTGATTCAAATCTGTCATAAGTTACCTGATATTTGGAGTTTTTGGTGTAACTGTAAGCAGAATCTCCACCATTCATTGGAAAAGTTTCCTCCATTGCCTCCGTCTCTACTTTGAGAAATTCTAAAATGTATAATTATGGGTATTTCCTTAATATGACTCATCAGTCAGAGTTGGGTGGCTtagcttttctttttctttttggatggGATCTGGGATTATGGGTCAAATTCAGTATACTtgactttttcatttttccaaGGACACTAACACCTACATTTCACCCAGGACAAATAAggagaaaaatttattaaacctcttgaattttatttgtgaattgaaATTGGGAACGTAGTAGATTACAAGTATTCAATTATTTCTCCAGTCTGATAATCTGACTGTTTAATTAGTCATCTTTGAGTTTTACAAATTTCCAAGTGCCAATGTGGCGTCGGATTCATCAACTCAACTCTCGGGGACGCTGAAACACCGGCCCGTTCTTTTCTATCAATGCAACTAATATTCTTTCTCCTCTATCAATTCAACGAATATTCTTTTGTAACGTGacaactatatatttttcttcttaaaataaattaataaaaataatttgataTCTTTTGTGATAGTGTCATGTGTCCTATTAATAAACTcttaatataaaattgatagtaatttgaatcaaaatattagaattataaaaaaaatacaaaacttaAAAAGAGTTTCTAATGTCTTaagaaagtaaaagaaaaaactatttttttaatatattagaaTTTTAAATGATCTTAGTAGTCTActtatttcaaatttcatttttatgtaTAATATATGGAGTTAAAGGttgttttataatttttcattcAAGACGcatattgtatattttattcataaaataatgtgcgaaaacaaaaacaaatattttgtgcaaaaaataaaaataacaagtaATAATAAATTCCATccataaattgaaaaaaaaaagaaagtctAGAGATAAAGAAATTAGAGGTGTGCTccatattttaatattgtaCTTGTATTGTATCTATGGCTGGATAGAATATGTGACACTCGAGTATGTTATTTTCCGTGAATTTTGCGTTGTAATTGGAGCCCCAAATATAGTCATTGTATTCATAAAAAGTAAGAGCCTACAATTGGAAGTTGAATGCTTGGTCTTTTATGAAGTAGATAAAATGTTTGATATAGGAATTGAAGATGTAGGGACTGCTTGGAGCCTACAATTGTTTTCGTTGCGTTTGGTTCAATTCTCTTTGAGATACTAGTACAAGTAGATCTGTAGATGTTCTTGTTAGTTTGGAACTTGCGATTTCCTTATTTGTATGGATCGTTTAAGGAAATGTACTTCAAGCTTCTTATATCCGTGAGACTCTAGAACTTTatgacttttaatttttttttattggtgAAGATATAATCTGTTAAGATTATGGACAGAATCATTCATGATTATCTTCAAGATGTTGAAGATACTGTATAAACTATTAAGATTATGGATAGATTCTTTCATGATTGTCTTCAAGGAGATAACCGATTTTGCTATGAAAGCTTGTCAAGGATTTTGCAAGACAACCCTTTATATAAAGGCGACCCGAAGAACCTTTTTGGTGATCTCTTCTTAATATTTTTTAGTTCTTGATTTCATATTGTTATCTCACGCGTTTCGTATAAGTGTGAATGCGTCAAGAAGCtttctaagagattaatatttTGCATAATCAGTTCTTTCACTTTGCTAAGGGATTAGTGAAGTTTTTGTGAGGGATTGCAATTACCTACTGTAAGTGAAGTTTTGGGAAGTTAATTATAGGGGTGTTGAGAGAGAGTTAGTAAGTCCATCTGTATCTTAACTTCAGTTAGTGAATCATTTTTTCTGTCGGTAACTGTTAGATATGAAGAAAGCTAAGCTCATGAGTATGCAGTGAAGAATCAAATCTTATTAATCCATGGTTTACACTATTTATAGAATACAAGCTATAAGCTttaacttaaacttaacctcCGCATTTACACGTCAGCTTACAGCTTAACTAACTCTTAACAACAGCTTAACTAACTCTTAACAATATAACAACTTAACTATTCTAATACAACCCCCAAAATACTAAGTCTATCCCTTTTCAAACGGGAGTTTATCTACCAGAAGTTGAAAACGGGAGATAGGAACTGGTTTAGTGAGGACATCAGCAAGTTGATCATTTGATGAAATATGTTGAACGTCCAGTTCCTTCTTTAAGACTTTATCACGAACGAAATGAACGTCGATCTCTATGTGCTTCGTGCGTGCATGCAGCACGGGATTTGAGGCCATTGCAGCAGCACTCTTATTGTCACACCAAATGATAGGTGATTGAGACAGAGTGTAACCAAGTTCAGTAAGTAAGGATTTGATCCAGACAACTTCCATAGATGTATCAGCTAACGAGCGATACTCAGCTTCGGTTGAACTGCGGGAGACTACAGTTTGTTTCTTAGAGCTCCATGAGAAGGTTAGGCCCTAAAAAGATGAAGTAACCTCCTGTTGATTTTCGATCATCAATAGATCCTGCCCAATCAGCATCTGAAAAACCATTTAATGTGAGATAAgctgaagaagaagagaagcatAGAGAGTTAGTTAAGGTGCCCTTGAGATAGCGCAATAAACGCTTGCAAGCTTTCCATTGTAACTCAGTAGGATTTTGGAGAAATTGACTCAATTTGTTGACCATAAAAGAGATATCAGGCCTTGTTATGGTAAGATACTGTAGAGCACCAATAGTGCTGCGATAGAGTGTAGGATTTGCAAATAGAGGACTGTCGGATTTGTGGATCTTAATACCATGGAGAAGGCTGAGGTTTActgtattttgatgcaattagaTATGAAGAAAGCTAAGCTCATGAGTATGCAGTGAAGAATCAAATCTTATTAATCCATGGTTTACACTATTTATAGAATACAAGCTATAAGCTTTAACTTAAACCTAACCTCTGCATTTACACGTCAGCTTACAGCTTAACTAACTCTTAACAACAGCTTAACTAACTCTTAACAACAGCTTAACTAACTCTTAACAATATAACAGCTTAACTATTCTAATAGTAACGCTGTCTTCCCTAACAACCGTTTGTTTCGATCGTTGTTTTTGGTACTAGTAGGAggattttcttgtagtgtaccCTTATTCCACAGATGTTATCAGATAAATTCTACATGCtaaaatagtggcctatttttgcataTTATATTAAGACAGTGACTAAAAAAAACTTTAAACTCCTTAAATATGCTCCACGTTTAGACAACTTAAACCAACTTTTCCATAACTGTAAAGTTGAATTCTCTGGAAAGAAAAACTCTATGAATCTATTGCGAATGAATCCTAATAATTAGTCAAAATATAGTTTCTAATTACTATTAATATACTTAAAATTTCAATCATCTATGACTACTGTTCTATTTAATTCTAATTACTTGTGTTTTGATAAGCTAGGTCCGATTGCTAATTGTATATCTTCAGCGGAAACACTGaggatacttttttttttttgataaatttacaatattaaataaaaaaattaaaaggccgcgccacatgagactcgaacccaagacctttggccaacacacgcgcgcgcacacacactgAAGATACTTTACCATTCATGAATTAATTATATGCAGCATGTGTGATTGGCGATACACTCACCGACATTTATTATAGTAAGTATTGTTTATAttatttcctcaaaaaaaagtactccctccctccgtcccaccattttagtcccctcccacttttcacacatattaagaaaatgcatttaatttttatatttttatcttttatacccttatttattattttcacacatacttttcacatttaagtgaagcattaaataaggttaatttagtaaaaacattatttttatatagtattaattagaaaagtggactatctttttgggacatctcaaaatggaataagggactaaaatagtgggacggagggagtattgtttaTATTATTGTAAGTTTTTTGATATTTCATTATGGTCATTGTTGATATCGATTAGAACATAACTTATTATTCACCACAGTTGATTCTATATATATGATTGCGGATATCTCAGAGGTGTTTTAGTGGGttgaaataaatttattttcatattatgATGCGTTTTGATAACCGCAATGGAATGAGCATGTTGCTCGGACTTAGCGTGGTAGCTTATTTGGAGCTAGTGATACGAGTGTAAATTCTGTTGTATGATTGCGATCTGCAAAGGCAATTTTGTAGTCCATAGGATTCATATTTTTACTGGATTGGATCTTAATTAGAGAATGAAAAAGGAAGTTAATGTTATTGAatgaaaaagtattaaaatGAAACaacggaaaaaaataaatatatatatatatatatatatatatatagagagaga includes these proteins:
- the LOC131020126 gene encoding loganic acid O-methyltransferase-like; translation: MAKSFPTVNGGDGAFNYAQNSQFQLESMSSVKAMIEEAIIEKLEADMSSAVSLVDLGCAVGPNTFLTAQHMIEALEKKTSGLEFEVFFNDHASNDFNKLLASLPPPPLRRYHAAAVPGSFHGRLFSRARITLAHSCFALHYLSKVPEEVTHSNEGRIHYTGAGASPHVVKGYLDQFERDMRAFLSARAEEIVKGGLMFLIIPGIGDGLAHSHSCYATLFNLIESSVLDLANEGVVGKDEIDGFNLPFYFPRVGEVREVIMENGSFSMERGELTNSRSNVSARAMINHVRAGLEGMFTQHFGESVMEKVFAKALAKADEASEEVEASLRDSSQLFYVLKRK
- the LOC131020127 gene encoding loganic acid O-methyltransferase-like; translated protein: MEETFPMNGGDSAYSYTKNSKYQKLASDAVKEMIQEAVIEKLDTESMSSTVAIADLGCSVGPNTFFTVQNLMEAVEAKWGSKNKLEFQVFFNDHSANDFNTLFASLPADRQYHAAGVPGSFHGRLFPRNSITLAHSSYALQWLSKQPQGVPNEGRIHYTGASEDVVRAYLDQYEKDLGVFMSARAEEIVRGGLLILVVPATPDGVSHSDQPAGVLFSYLGHSLMDLANEGVVDKAKIDGFNLPIYAPTVGEMRRVIEKNGCFMIERMELTDPRSKIDGAIDIGSLIMHMRAGMEGIFTTHFGDSVVDRMFAKASAKAQEMSHLLESTYHQSSATQLFLVLKRK